One genomic region from Bacillus sp. SLBN-46 encodes:
- a CDS encoding Ger(x)C family spore germination protein, protein MRNCCLILFVVMILSGCWDIKEVEQQLYIHALAVDYKDGEYLLYGQVIDFNNLAKQEGGASRQPQTIATVKGTGETINDAAFDLYTTAQQRYSWEHITAIVYTENILKGGKIIHVNDFLKRYYQIRNILWTFGTRDPVEEVFTAKPILNITVLYSQLSNPDDIYKQSSSIKPIQLFELDRKLSEPAFTTHIPYLSVAKKTWEENRKEHPVVYINGSGFLNGKKYVGFLSRNDLLGDRWMTRKIKRTKLSIKEENKTIVVGPTINIKSKISPVMLNNKVKFTIDVKADFKTTEILKQKTSKELKKLAEKEIRKQIEETYKKGLADHIDIYELSDVLYKQKNKEWKKIAQNGVIPLEPDTINKINVNVTVLNTEQLKNR, encoded by the coding sequence ATGAGAAATTGCTGTTTAATCCTATTTGTCGTTATGATCCTATCAGGTTGTTGGGATATAAAAGAAGTGGAACAACAATTATATATTCATGCACTTGCTGTTGATTATAAAGATGGGGAGTACTTGCTATATGGACAGGTGATTGACTTTAATAACCTGGCTAAACAAGAGGGGGGCGCTAGCAGACAGCCTCAAACGATTGCAACAGTAAAAGGTACAGGTGAAACCATCAATGACGCTGCTTTTGATTTATATACTACCGCACAGCAGCGATACTCATGGGAACATATAACCGCTATAGTTTATACCGAAAACATATTAAAAGGTGGAAAAATTATTCATGTAAATGATTTCTTAAAGCGTTATTACCAGATAAGAAATATCCTTTGGACCTTCGGAACAAGAGATCCTGTTGAAGAAGTTTTTACAGCTAAACCGATTCTGAATATCACAGTTTTATATTCACAACTCAGTAATCCAGATGACATCTATAAGCAAAGCTCCAGTATTAAACCAATACAATTGTTTGAACTAGATAGAAAGTTATCTGAACCGGCCTTTACAACGCATATCCCCTACTTAAGTGTGGCAAAAAAGACATGGGAAGAGAATAGGAAAGAACATCCTGTTGTTTACATTAATGGCAGTGGATTTTTAAATGGGAAAAAATATGTAGGTTTTCTTTCACGCAATGATTTGCTTGGCGATAGGTGGATGACAAGAAAGATAAAGAGAACGAAGTTAAGTATTAAAGAAGAGAATAAAACGATTGTAGTAGGTCCAACGATCAATATTAAATCTAAAATTTCTCCCGTCATGCTCAATAACAAAGTAAAGTTCACAATTGATGTAAAAGCGGATTTTAAAACAACGGAAATTTTGAAACAAAAAACGAGTAAAGAATTAAAGAAATTGGCTGAAAAGGAAATACGGAAGCAAATAGAAGAAACCTATAAAAAAGGTTTAGCGGACCATATCGATATATATGAGCTATCCGATGTCCTTTATAAACAAAAGAATAAAGAATGGAAGAAAATTGCACAAAATGGGGTAATCCCTCTTGAACCGGATACAATCAATAAAATCAATGTGAATGTCACTGTATTAAATACGGAGCAGCTAAAAAATAGATAA
- the speD gene encoding adenosylmethionine decarboxylase, translated as MTIEGKHIIIDGFKCDSLHLNNIAFLENLCKKAALDAGMEILHSYFHQFQPQGVTGVLVLSTSHLSIHTWPEERYASLDIYTCGDSDLTAPVNLLLKELSAQKAMVYSINRGMSQPQLIYCNEFTATDDSKGENQV; from the coding sequence TTGACTATCGAAGGAAAGCACATAATCATTGATGGATTTAAGTGTGATTCTTTACATTTGAATAACATTGCCTTTTTAGAAAACCTCTGCAAAAAGGCAGCGTTAGATGCAGGAATGGAGATTTTACACTCTTACTTTCATCAATTTCAGCCACAGGGTGTAACGGGTGTCCTCGTTTTATCCACTTCTCATTTATCCATTCATACCTGGCCTGAAGAGAGGTATGCGTCATTAGATATTTATACATGTGGAGATTCTGACCTAACTGCCCCTGTAAATTTACTTTTAAAAGAATTGTCTGCACAAAAAGCAATGGTCTACTCCATTAACCGGGGTATGTCTCAACCTCAATTAATCTACTGTAACGAATTCACCGCTACTGACGATTCTAAAGGAGAGAACCAAGTATGA
- a CDS encoding spore germination protein codes for MKRKELLSNQKSHSTSIESKDPPENMLDTLRNLFDQCSDVHIQNKHIVGKNNFHLSIIYCEELCNFEKAVETIIPHLIYALKNNDIHSDSLDEILEFPIKKMDPTNIESSIMFEVFSGNLIFFIEELHTFFLMNFCNIPKRSIEEPNTEVSIKGPKEGFIETLSINIALIRKRLKSNTFKYEQIVVGERSNTRIGLLYISDIADPNLISTIKDKINSINYDGIISTDQLTELINGNKKLFPMFMYTGRPDFVVDALLHGRFAILIDGLPTAIIGPATLSFLLKSPEDAHSPFLLGSFGLVIRYLSLIISLFLPGFWLALMSYHTDQLPYSLLATILLNRQGVPLPVPIEVMIMALLFELFKEAGLRMPTPFGQTLSVVGGLIIGQAAISAGLTAPTVLVVIAISIVATYTIGNQELNGIISIIRIVIILTSSILGLLGYLLSVFFFLTYLVNLRSFGVPYLTPLSPIRFKELLSGHFQLPWNFLKRRPASLNPTDPTRQGDS; via the coding sequence GACACACTTCGTAACCTTTTTGATCAGTGCAGTGATGTTCACATTCAGAATAAACATATAGTAGGTAAAAATAATTTTCACTTATCAATCATCTATTGTGAAGAATTATGTAACTTCGAAAAAGCAGTGGAAACTATTATTCCTCACCTGATTTATGCCTTAAAAAATAATGACATCCATTCTGATTCATTAGATGAGATTTTAGAATTTCCTATAAAGAAAATGGATCCTACCAATATCGAAAGTAGTATTATGTTTGAGGTTTTTAGTGGCAATCTTATTTTTTTCATAGAAGAATTACACACCTTCTTTCTAATGAATTTTTGTAACATACCAAAAAGATCCATTGAGGAGCCGAACACAGAAGTATCCATTAAAGGACCAAAAGAAGGGTTCATTGAGACATTATCAATTAATATTGCCTTAATTCGAAAAAGATTGAAGTCAAACACCTTTAAATATGAGCAAATCGTGGTAGGAGAACGCTCAAATACAAGAATAGGCTTACTCTATATATCGGACATTGCAGATCCAAATTTAATATCGACTATAAAAGACAAAATCAATTCTATAAACTACGATGGGATTATTTCTACCGATCAACTAACTGAACTGATTAATGGAAACAAAAAATTATTTCCAATGTTTATGTATACGGGAAGACCCGACTTTGTTGTAGATGCGCTATTACATGGAAGATTTGCCATCCTCATTGATGGATTGCCAACTGCGATCATCGGCCCAGCAACACTGTCATTTTTATTGAAATCACCTGAGGATGCCCACAGTCCATTCCTATTAGGCTCATTCGGACTAGTCATCCGCTATTTATCTCTAATTATCTCCTTATTTTTACCAGGTTTTTGGTTAGCGCTCATGTCTTATCATACGGACCAATTACCTTATAGTTTATTAGCAACCATCCTACTTAATCGACAAGGAGTACCCTTACCTGTACCAATAGAAGTAATGATTATGGCGTTACTCTTCGAACTTTTTAAAGAAGCGGGACTTAGAATGCCCACCCCCTTTGGACAAACTCTATCAGTAGTCGGGGGGTTAATCATAGGGCAAGCAGCAATTAGTGCAGGATTAACCGCACCAACCGTTTTAGTGGTAATTGCGATATCAATAGTAGCTACCTATACGATTGGGAATCAGGAATTAAACGGGATCATATCCATCATAAGAATCGTCATCATCTTAACCTCATCAATTCTAGGGTTATTAGGCTATTTACTGTCCGTGTTTTTCTTTTTGACCTATCTTGTTAATTTACGTTCGTTTGGAGTTCCTTATCTCACACCATTATCTCCTATTAGGTTTAAGGAATTACTGTCTGGCCATTTTCAATTACCGTGGAATTTTCTTAAAAGAAGACCTGCTTCACTGAATCCCACTGACCCAACAAGGCAAGGAGATTCATAA
- a CDS encoding nuclease-related domain-containing protein, whose protein sequence is MILKNLYESDELLALRSLNTRMELTNQEKLRYLNLEKGFEGEKKFDLMAECIKEERYIINDLLLKVSNSYFQIDKLIISQGVIHLLDIKYFQGDFYIEEGKFIAMKTEREYKNPFDQLKRSSLLFRQLLQSLKLNFLVEPQVIFINPEFTLYQAPMDLPAIFPTQVDKFLKNIDNIPSKLNDGHKKLAQQLLSLHQTKNPHTVLPEYTYEQQQKGMYCCFCHSFQLSKSYNELVCGKCGGREKIELAILRNVKEFQLLFPERKVTTQSIYEWCNGELSRRTFSRVLKKHLTVVGSTSDTYYK, encoded by the coding sequence ATGATACTTAAAAATTTATATGAATCGGATGAATTATTGGCTTTGCGGTCCTTAAACACGCGAATGGAGTTAACTAATCAAGAAAAATTACGCTATTTAAACCTTGAAAAAGGTTTTGAAGGGGAAAAGAAGTTTGACTTAATGGCAGAATGCATTAAAGAAGAAAGATATATTATCAATGACTTGCTGCTTAAAGTTAGTAACTCTTATTTTCAAATTGATAAATTAATTATTTCACAGGGAGTTATCCACCTGTTGGATATTAAATATTTTCAAGGGGATTTTTACATAGAAGAAGGTAAATTCATTGCAATGAAGACCGAACGAGAATATAAAAATCCTTTCGACCAATTAAAAAGGAGTTCTCTTCTATTCCGCCAATTGCTCCAAAGCCTCAAGCTAAACTTCCTTGTTGAACCCCAGGTTATCTTTATCAACCCTGAATTCACCTTATACCAAGCCCCCATGGACCTACCTGCTATCTTTCCAACCCAAGTAGATAAATTCTTAAAAAATATAGATAACATACCGTCAAAGTTAAATGATGGGCACAAGAAATTAGCCCAACAATTACTTTCTTTGCATCAAACTAAGAATCCACATACTGTTCTCCCGGAGTATACCTATGAACAGCAGCAAAAAGGGATGTATTGTTGTTTTTGTCATTCCTTTCAGCTTTCTAAATCATACAATGAACTTGTATGCGGAAAGTGTGGCGGACGTGAAAAGATCGAACTAGCTATTTTGAGGAATGTAAAGGAGTTTCAGCTGCTATTTCCAGAACGAAAGGTTACTACCCAAAGCATCTATGAGTGGTGCAATGGAGAATTAAGTAGACGGACTTTTAGTAGAGTTTTGAAGAAGCACCTAACGGTTGTTGGAAGTACAAGTGATACCTATTATAAATAA
- a CDS encoding serine hydrolase, with the protein MSVVITIHMNKGAVLYNKIHRLAGKDNEMKAYKKLVACALVGMAMLMYGKAPVKASTVLGSDVTNYISSRSGTVSVGVYDANTGKTYTYNPSKTYNTQSVVKISIMADVLYQKIPITSNVNSLLTRMIENSDNSAASTLWRQLGSETKVQPFFQKIGMTSTIAGTGGWWGRTTTTVSDQLTIMKYFAYPNALLTDSQRAYGLNLMRNVVSDQRWGTSYGIPSGVSVALKNGWVTTGKNVNSVGYINGQGKNYVIAVLTANNPSLSYGIDTISKISSMVWNEFQPQGWVLSNGKWYYYTTNGKVTGWVQYKGQWYYLDSAGVMKTGWLKTGNKWYYLNKDGSMKTGWLFNGKAWYFLDQSGAMKTGWLKTNNKQYYLQSTGEMKTGWLLLGGEWYYLQSNGEMRTGWALIKNKWYYFNHSGVMETGWLEVSGKKYYLSDSGDMVVGWKEIEGKWYFFQQEGQMAADTVIQGYKLGSDGAWIQINYLALGDSLAAGMTPQGQDRPVVNGVDPDWGYPNYIAKDFTKSYQLLKFVNLGVSGYKTDNIITDLEKDAVQQEIKSATHLTIDIGANDLLPVVQKDPLAAINEIPVIAGKISTILGTIDQLNPNVKVYVMGYYNPFPYITDPQQKELINQLVQGFNAQIQVQAVQHGDTFVPTVQAINGSHFADYIPNPQNIHLSLPGYEAVAGEFWKVMQ; encoded by the coding sequence ATGAGTGTAGTAATTACTATTCATATGAATAAAGGTGCAGTATTATATAATAAGATTCATAGATTAGCAGGGAAGGATAATGAAATGAAAGCTTATAAGAAACTAGTTGCATGTGCCTTGGTAGGAATGGCCATGCTAATGTATGGAAAAGCTCCTGTAAAGGCATCCACGGTATTAGGATCTGATGTTACCAATTATATTTCTTCAAGAAGTGGCACCGTTTCTGTTGGCGTTTACGATGCAAACACAGGAAAAACCTATACATACAATCCGTCAAAAACCTACAATACTCAAAGTGTTGTGAAAATTTCAATTATGGCAGACGTACTGTATCAAAAAATCCCTATTACTAGTAATGTGAATTCATTATTAACTAGAATGATAGAAAATAGTGATAACAGCGCGGCAAGTACGCTGTGGCGACAGCTTGGAAGCGAAACAAAAGTCCAGCCCTTTTTTCAAAAAATAGGGATGACAAGTACCATTGCAGGTACTGGCGGTTGGTGGGGACGAACCACTACTACTGTTTCGGACCAACTTACCATAATGAAATATTTTGCCTATCCCAATGCCTTATTAACTGATTCCCAAAGAGCATATGGCCTAAATCTTATGCGGAACGTAGTATCAGACCAACGGTGGGGAACAAGCTACGGAATTCCATCAGGGGTTAGTGTGGCGTTAAAAAATGGCTGGGTCACTACTGGAAAAAATGTCAATAGTGTGGGATACATTAATGGTCAAGGAAAAAATTATGTTATTGCTGTTCTGACAGCGAATAATCCATCCCTCTCATATGGAATCGATACTATTAGTAAAATATCAAGTATGGTTTGGAATGAATTTCAACCACAGGGTTGGGTATTATCGAATGGAAAATGGTATTATTACACAACAAATGGAAAAGTCACTGGCTGGGTTCAGTATAAAGGGCAATGGTATTACCTCGATTCAGCAGGTGTAATGAAAACGGGCTGGTTAAAGACAGGGAACAAATGGTACTACTTAAATAAAGATGGCTCCATGAAGACTGGCTGGCTATTTAATGGTAAGGCCTGGTATTTCCTTGATCAATCCGGAGCGATGAAAACCGGTTGGCTCAAAACGAATAATAAACAGTATTACCTTCAATCTACAGGTGAAATGAAAACCGGCTGGCTGCTATTAGGCGGTGAGTGGTATTACCTCCAGTCTAACGGTGAAATGCGTACAGGGTGGGCTTTAATTAAAAATAAATGGTATTACTTTAATCATTCGGGAGTAATGGAAACAGGCTGGCTCGAAGTATCAGGAAAGAAATATTACCTTTCGGATAGCGGAGATATGGTTGTTGGCTGGAAGGAAATCGAAGGAAAATGGTATTTCTTCCAACAAGAGGGTCAAATGGCTGCCGATACGGTCATCCAAGGTTATAAACTAGGTTCAGACGGGGCATGGATTCAGATCAATTATCTTGCTTTAGGGGATTCGTTAGCAGCAGGAATGACTCCACAAGGGCAAGACAGACCTGTGGTAAATGGAGTAGACCCAGACTGGGGTTATCCAAATTACATTGCCAAGGATTTTACAAAATCGTATCAACTGCTCAAATTTGTAAACCTAGGTGTTTCAGGATATAAAACGGATAATATCATAACAGATTTAGAGAAGGACGCAGTTCAACAAGAAATTAAAAGCGCCACTCATCTTACCATTGATATTGGGGCAAATGATTTGCTTCCGGTGGTACAAAAGGATCCACTGGCAGCAATAAATGAGATTCCGGTCATTGCTGGTAAAATCAGTACTATTCTTGGTACCATTGATCAACTTAATCCCAATGTTAAGGTATATGTAATGGGCTATTACAACCCATTTCCATATATAACTGATCCACAACAAAAAGAGCTGATAAATCAATTAGTTCAGGGTTTTAATGCTCAAATTCAAGTTCAGGCGGTTCAGCATGGGGATACATTTGTTCCAACCGTTCAAGCGATAAATGGTAGTCATTTTGCAGATTATATTCCAAATCCGCAAAACATCCATCTAAGTCTACCAGGTTACGAAGCAGTAGCGGGGGAATTCTGGAAGGTCATGCAGTAA
- a CDS encoding spermidine synthase — protein MNRMYRPTNAWLSPAFTHTNKPTQQQPQQQQQKDTTNEIADLWDHIALKTLQQGKHKNLLKVKSDFQDIQIVEARDIRMYLNNQLQFSTLDERIYHEALVHPVFSLTRSRKRVLIVGGGDGLAVREVLKYKDVKHIDLVDLDPEVLKAAKHNSSLAAINEHSLHDPRVKLHPMDAVKFLADNPTPYNIIIVDFPDPTDQIISDLYTTEFYSMLKRSLTNDGVFVCQSNSPEDTPIVFWSIGKTIEAAGFRTLSYHTIVPSFGDWGFHIGSPKSITWSGNRVEVPHQTLPSQLKDMSYFPYAMLAGKSKAIVNTKKNSNLHNIFKKEVLYLD, from the coding sequence ATGAACAGAATGTATCGACCGACTAACGCCTGGTTATCGCCAGCATTTACACATACAAATAAACCCACACAACAGCAACCGCAACAGCAGCAGCAAAAAGACACTACAAATGAAATCGCTGATCTGTGGGACCACATTGCATTAAAAACGTTACAACAAGGGAAACACAAAAATCTATTAAAGGTAAAAAGTGACTTCCAAGACATTCAAATTGTCGAAGCCCGTGATATTAGGATGTATTTAAATAATCAGTTGCAATTCAGCACATTAGATGAACGAATTTACCATGAAGCGTTGGTTCATCCGGTCTTTAGTCTTACACGTTCGAGGAAGCGAGTACTTATTGTAGGCGGCGGTGATGGGTTAGCAGTAAGGGAAGTGCTTAAATATAAAGACGTCAAACATATAGACCTTGTGGATTTGGATCCTGAGGTACTTAAGGCTGCCAAACATAATTCAAGTTTAGCAGCTATTAACGAGCACTCTCTTCATGATCCACGTGTAAAGCTTCATCCGATGGACGCTGTTAAGTTTCTAGCTGACAACCCAACACCCTACAATATTATTATTGTAGATTTTCCTGACCCAACAGACCAAATCATCAGCGATCTTTACACCACTGAATTCTATTCGATGTTAAAACGTTCTTTGACGAATGATGGAGTGTTCGTTTGTCAATCCAACTCTCCCGAGGATACCCCTATTGTTTTTTGGAGTATAGGAAAAACAATAGAAGCTGCGGGATTTCGTACACTTAGTTATCATACGATAGTTCCGTCTTTTGGAGATTGGGGATTTCATATTGGATCGCCAAAGTCCATCACGTGGTCAGGAAATCGTGTGGAAGTACCGCACCAAACGTTACCCTCTCAATTAAAAGATATGTCCTATTTCCCATACGCCATGTTAGCAGGTAAAAGTAAGGCAATCGTAAATACCAAGAAGAACTCTAACTTGCATAATATCTTTAAGAAAGAAGTTCTATACTTGGATTAA